The proteins below are encoded in one region of Chitinophagales bacterium:
- a CDS encoding NAD-dependent epimerase/dehydratase family protein, giving the protein MKRALVLGAGGFIGSHVVKQLKKEQFHVIGADIKLPEFSPSAADEFLLGDLKDPQFVARVFNSTFDEVYQFAADMGGAGYIFTGENDAQVMYNSALINLNVVHEFSKQKNGTIFFASSACVYPEHNQLDAANPNCREDSVYPANPDSDYGWEKLFSERLFQAFHRNEKMKVRIARLHNVFGTEGAWKGGREKAPAALCRKVAMAANGSSIEIWGSGNQTRSFLYIEECLTGIRKLMDSDCRQVLNIGSNQLISINDLAHMIIKISGKELSIKNIEGPTGVNGRNSDNSLIQRELNWQPTLPLQYGIEQLYWWIEKQVAETK; this is encoded by the coding sequence ATGAAGCGGGCATTAGTGTTAGGAGCCGGAGGTTTTATTGGCAGCCATGTAGTAAAACAGTTAAAAAAAGAACAGTTTCATGTAATTGGAGCAGATATAAAATTGCCGGAGTTTTCACCCTCTGCTGCCGATGAGTTTTTGTTGGGCGATTTAAAAGATCCGCAGTTTGTGGCTCGCGTTTTTAATTCCACTTTCGATGAAGTATATCAATTTGCAGCCGACATGGGCGGTGCAGGATATATTTTTACGGGCGAAAATGATGCACAAGTAATGTATAATTCCGCACTCATCAATTTGAATGTGGTTCATGAGTTTTCAAAACAAAAAAACGGAACTATTTTCTTTGCATCCTCGGCATGTGTGTATCCGGAGCATAACCAACTTGATGCCGCCAATCCCAATTGCAGAGAAGATTCTGTGTATCCTGCAAACCCCGATAGCGATTATGGGTGGGAAAAACTCTTTAGCGAGCGACTCTTTCAAGCATTTCATCGCAACGAAAAAATGAAGGTGCGCATAGCACGCCTCCACAATGTTTTTGGCACCGAAGGGGCTTGGAAAGGCGGCCGCGAAAAAGCCCCTGCAGCACTTTGCCGCAAAGTGGCAATGGCAGCCAATGGCAGCAGTATCGAAATTTGGGGCAGCGGTAACCAAACCCGCAGTTTCCTTTATATTGAAGAGTGCTTAACCGGCATTAGAAAACTAATGGACTCCGATTGCAGGCAGGTGTTGAACATTGGCTCTAATCAGTTGATATCTATCAATGATTTGGCACACATGATTATTAAAATTTCGGGAAAAGAATTAAGCATAAAAAATATTGAAGGTCCCACCGGGGTAAATGGACGAAATTCCGATAATTCACTCATACAAAGAGAATTGAATTGGCAACCCACTTTGCCTTTACAATATGGTATAGAGCAACTTTATTGGTGGATAGAAAAACAAGTTGCTGAAACAAAATAG
- a CDS encoding DUF4835 family protein produces MTKKILAFLCCITLFSAIRAQELNCKVSVLGQQITTVDQSIFINMQQQIFDYMNARSWTQETYAANERIECSIFIHIESSPSQDAYKATITVASSRPVLNSSYITPMLNFIDKDFIFNYSPGQPLEFNANNYNGNLSAVLSFYAYLIIGLDAESFAKGGGTKYFTIAETIMNTVPNNAPESKGWRPFDGIRNRYWIVNNLMSGKYDEYKETMYKYHFLGIDQFYEKPEVARTNITAAIEGLERIARENPNNVLLNMFMQAKSDELTGIFTGAPQNEKTKAVVSLRKIDPSNASKYDKILRGN; encoded by the coding sequence ATGACAAAAAAAATACTTGCTTTTCTCTGCTGCATAACTTTGTTTTCGGCAATACGGGCACAAGAGTTAAACTGTAAAGTTTCGGTGCTGGGGCAGCAGATTACCACTGTTGATCAAAGCATTTTTATCAATATGCAACAGCAGATTTTCGACTATATGAATGCCCGTTCGTGGACACAAGAAACTTATGCCGCCAACGAAAGAATTGAATGCAGTATTTTTATTCATATAGAAAGCAGCCCTTCGCAAGATGCCTACAAAGCAACTATTACGGTTGCCAGTTCGCGCCCTGTGCTCAACAGCAGCTATATTACACCTATGCTGAATTTTATTGATAAGGATTTTATTTTTAATTATTCACCCGGGCAGCCATTGGAATTTAATGCCAACAACTACAATGGTAATTTATCGGCTGTGCTTTCTTTTTACGCTTATTTAATAATTGGTTTAGATGCCGAAAGTTTTGCAAAAGGTGGTGGCACCAAGTATTTTACTATTGCAGAAACTATTATGAATACCGTACCAAACAATGCACCGGAATCTAAAGGCTGGCGTCCATTTGACGGTATAAGAAACCGCTATTGGATTGTAAACAACTTAATGAGTGGAAAGTACGATGAGTATAAAGAAACAATGTATAAGTATCACTTCCTTGGCATAGATCAATTTTATGAGAAGCCGGAAGTTGCCAGAACCAATATTACTGCTGCCATAGAAGGTTTGGAAAGAATTGCCCGCGAGAATCCCAACAATGTTTTGCTGAATATGTTTATGCAAGCAAAGAGCGATGAACTTACCGGAATTTTTACCGGAGCACCACAAAACGAAAAAACAAAAGCCGTGGTTAGTTTGCGAAAAATTGACCCATCAAACGCATCTAAATACGATAAAATTCTCCGCGGAAATTAG
- a CDS encoding phosphopantothenoylcysteine decarboxylase, whose product MKQPLNILITAGPTREAIDPVRYISNHSTGKMGIAIANAFAKHSCKVNLVLGSTHLLPEAEVNVTHVESALDMYNACLSVYPFVDIAIFAAAVADYTPKHVADKKIKKSSSEWQLELVKTTDIAYELGKQKREQQVNVVFALETNNETENALAKLEKKNADFVVLNSMRDAGAGFGHDTNKISILFKNGLTANFALQSKQSLAEIIVNEALKCFYKQ is encoded by the coding sequence ATGAAGCAGCCTTTAAATATCTTAATTACAGCCGGCCCCACCCGCGAAGCCATAGACCCAGTGCGCTACATCAGCAATCACAGCACGGGTAAAATGGGGATTGCCATTGCCAATGCCTTTGCCAAGCATTCATGTAAAGTTAATTTGGTGTTGGGATCTACACATTTATTACCTGAGGCGGAAGTAAATGTAACGCATGTGGAATCTGCATTGGATATGTATAATGCTTGTTTATCGGTTTATCCTTTTGTAGACATAGCAATTTTTGCCGCTGCCGTTGCCGATTATACTCCCAAGCATGTTGCAGACAAAAAGATAAAGAAAAGCAGCAGTGAGTGGCAATTGGAGTTGGTGAAAACAACCGATATAGCTTACGAATTGGGAAAGCAAAAAAGAGAACAACAAGTAAATGTTGTATTTGCCCTTGAAACCAATAATGAAACTGAAAATGCACTTGCAAAATTAGAGAAGAAAAATGCCGATTTTGTGGTATTGAATTCTATGCGCGATGCCGGTGCCGGATTTGGACACGATACCAATAAAATTTCAATACTTTTTAAAAACGGATTAACTGCTAATTTTGCTTTGCAAAGCAAACAATCTTTAGCCGAAATTATCGTTAATGAGGCGCTTAAATGCTTTTACAAACAATAA
- a CDS encoding M20 family peptidase, giving the protein MKKLMWSILFLLLVLIGILLFNTLMLKSKQIKVPASEVVSVQIDDSAAMRLGKSIQIKTVSYDEPEKVDAAAFDSLHELLRVSFPLVHQNLSRTVVNKHSLLYTWKGKNNTAKPIIMYAHMDVVPVEDINLADWEVPPFSGEIKDGYVWGRGALDDKGSVLAILEAAEKLLKVGFVPERDVYFAFGHDEEIGGEQGAKKIAELLLQKKVHAEFYVDEGGLVSHGMVPGVNEDFALIGTGEKGFLTLELSVKMESGHSSRPPRQTALGTLITALAKLEEHTFERTVSITVNNFIDFVGPELKMPLKMVFANKWIFKGLIMDEYQKSIEGNAMIRTTGVPTVLHAGVKENIVPGEASAKVNFRVLQGETSQDVIKKVKAIIDNDTVKIKPFGITFEPSKNASTDAPGFLLLQRSIAKVFPDAKVAPFLMIGSTDSKHFEQVADNLYRFLPVRMGKEEVAKIHGVNERISVKAHAECIAFYETFLRDLK; this is encoded by the coding sequence ATGAAAAAATTGATGTGGAGCATCTTGTTTTTGCTGCTAGTATTGATAGGTATATTGCTATTTAATACGCTAATGCTGAAGAGTAAGCAAATAAAAGTGCCTGCATCAGAAGTGGTTTCGGTTCAAATTGACGATTCTGCAGCCATGCGCTTAGGCAAAAGCATTCAAATAAAAACAGTATCGTACGATGAACCCGAAAAAGTAGACGCAGCAGCATTCGACAGCTTGCATGAACTGCTTCGGGTTTCATTTCCGTTGGTGCATCAAAATTTGAGCAGAACAGTAGTAAACAAACACAGTTTGCTGTACACATGGAAAGGAAAAAACAATACTGCAAAACCCATAATTATGTATGCTCACATGGATGTGGTACCTGTAGAAGACATCAATTTGGCTGATTGGGAAGTGCCGCCATTTAGTGGCGAAATAAAGGATGGTTATGTATGGGGCAGAGGTGCATTAGACGATAAAGGCAGTGTGCTTGCAATTCTAGAAGCGGCAGAAAAATTACTTAAAGTGGGCTTTGTGCCGGAGCGCGATGTGTATTTTGCATTTGGGCACGATGAGGAAATTGGAGGCGAACAAGGTGCAAAGAAAATTGCCGAACTGCTGCTACAAAAGAAAGTACATGCTGAATTTTATGTAGATGAGGGCGGGCTTGTTTCGCACGGTATGGTGCCCGGTGTAAACGAAGATTTTGCACTTATTGGAACCGGAGAAAAAGGATTCCTTACTTTGGAACTTAGCGTAAAAATGGAAAGTGGACACAGCAGCCGTCCGCCCCGCCAAACTGCATTGGGTACGCTTATTACAGCTTTAGCAAAACTGGAGGAACATACTTTTGAACGTACGGTAAGCATTACAGTAAATAATTTTATTGACTTTGTGGGACCTGAACTAAAAATGCCTTTAAAAATGGTTTTCGCTAATAAGTGGATTTTTAAAGGACTTATCATGGATGAATATCAAAAAAGCATAGAAGGTAATGCCATGATTAGAACTACCGGAGTGCCCACAGTATTACATGCCGGAGTAAAAGAAAATATTGTACCGGGCGAAGCAAGTGCCAAAGTAAATTTTAGAGTACTGCAAGGTGAAACCAGCCAAGACGTAATTAAGAAAGTTAAGGCTATTATAGATAACGATACAGTAAAGATAAAACCATTCGGCATTACGTTTGAACCATCTAAAAATGCCAGTACCGATGCGCCCGGATTTTTGTTGCTGCAAAGAAGTATAGCCAAAGTTTTTCCAGATGCAAAAGTAGCTCCATTTCTTATGATTGGTAGTACAGACTCAAAGCATTTTGAGCAAGTTGCCGATAATTTATATCGCTTCCTTCCCGTACGGATGGGAAAAGAAGAAGTAGCGAAAATACACGGAGTAAATGAGCGAATTTCAGTAAAAGCCCATGCCGAGTGTATTGCCTTTTACGAAACATTCTTGCGAGATTTAAAATAA
- a CDS encoding NUDIX domain-containing protein, translating to MEITRFNVRVYGILKNSLNEILVSDELVKKGTLRVTKFPGGGLDFGEGLREGLQREFMEEAGVHVEVQSHIYTTDFFVPSAFDNDSQIIAVYFWVNCEEWQKIKVSTTKFNFEAKEGQDAECFRWVPLDTLAYESHLTLPTDKALVQLITA from the coding sequence ATGGAAATAACGCGATTTAATGTTCGGGTATATGGCATACTAAAAAACAGTTTAAATGAAATTTTGGTAAGCGATGAATTGGTAAAAAAAGGTACACTACGCGTAACAAAATTCCCGGGTGGCGGCTTAGATTTTGGCGAAGGTTTGCGCGAAGGTTTGCAGCGTGAATTTATGGAAGAAGCCGGAGTGCATGTTGAAGTGCAATCGCATATTTACACCACCGATTTTTTTGTACCATCTGCTTTTGATAATGATAGTCAAATTATTGCCGTTTATTTTTGGGTAAATTGTGAAGAGTGGCAAAAAATAAAAGTAAGTACTACAAAGTTTAATTTTGAAGCAAAGGAAGGGCAAGATGCAGAATGCTTCAGATGGGTTCCACTAGATACCCTTGCATACGAAAGCCATCTTACGCTGCCAACCGACAAAGCATTGGTGCAGCTAATTACAGCATAG
- a CDS encoding peptidoglycan synthetase: MRIHLIAIGGAVMHNIAIVLSRQGNQVTGSDDAINDPAKTNLEKEGLLPQRIGFYEDNISPDIEVVILGMHARANNPELLKAQQLGIKIVSFPEYVFEISKHKKRVVIAGSHGKTTVTSMIMHVLKFAGLEFDYMVGARVKGFDTSVKLSETAPITILEGDEYLASPLQPESKFMFYHPHIALITGIAWDHINVFPEYDGYVHQFLKFTNSIEPNGTLVWCEEDEELMRISTDFRSDLAQFPYRTPSHEIEQGTTQLITPQGEVELLVFGKHNLMNLEGARLVCAALGVTSEVFYQAIKSFEGAANRLQLVSRNNHKTVYKDFAHSPSKVRATVAAVKEQFADSQLVAVLELHTFSSINETFLPQYKGALDAADTAIVFLDEHAFKLKNMTLLEGAKVKAGFQNSSIEILHTKEALLERLQAQQQSQHTCFLLMSSGTFGGMDLNRI, from the coding sequence ATGAGAATCCATTTAATTGCCATTGGCGGTGCCGTAATGCACAATATAGCCATAGTGCTTTCCAGACAAGGAAACCAAGTTACAGGCTCCGATGATGCCATAAACGATCCCGCTAAAACCAATTTAGAAAAGGAGGGGCTGCTGCCGCAGCGTATAGGTTTTTATGAAGATAATATTTCGCCCGATATAGAGGTGGTAATACTTGGAATGCACGCGCGGGCAAACAATCCGGAACTGTTGAAAGCACAGCAATTAGGCATAAAAATCGTGTCGTTTCCCGAATATGTTTTTGAAATTTCAAAGCATAAAAAGAGGGTGGTAATTGCCGGCAGCCACGGCAAAACCACCGTTACATCTATGATTATGCACGTATTGAAATTTGCAGGGCTTGAATTTGATTATATGGTTGGTGCCAGAGTGAAAGGATTTGACACCTCTGTGAAGCTGTCGGAAACTGCCCCCATAACTATTTTAGAGGGCGATGAGTATTTGGCTTCGCCTCTGCAACCCGAAAGTAAGTTTATGTTCTACCATCCACATATTGCACTCATTACTGGCATTGCGTGGGATCACATCAATGTATTTCCTGAGTACGATGGTTATGTACACCAATTTTTAAAATTCACCAATAGTATAGAGCCAAATGGCACTTTAGTTTGGTGCGAGGAAGATGAAGAACTTATGCGAATTTCTACAGATTTTAGAAGTGATTTAGCACAGTTTCCATACAGAACACCTTCGCACGAAATTGAACAAGGTACTACGCAACTTATTACACCACAAGGCGAGGTAGAACTACTTGTATTTGGAAAGCATAATTTAATGAACTTAGAAGGTGCTCGTTTGGTGTGTGCAGCATTGGGCGTAACTTCAGAAGTGTTTTACCAAGCCATAAAAAGCTTTGAAGGCGCTGCTAATAGGCTTCAACTTGTTTCCAGAAACAACCATAAAACAGTATATAAAGATTTTGCGCACTCGCCATCAAAAGTACGTGCCACAGTTGCAGCCGTAAAAGAGCAGTTTGCAGATAGCCAACTGGTGGCAGTGCTGGAGTTGCATACTTTCAGCAGTATAAACGAAACCTTTCTTCCCCAATACAAAGGTGCTTTAGACGCAGCCGATACGGCAATTGTATTTTTAGACGAGCATGCTTTTAAATTAAAGAATATGACACTGTTGGAAGGTGCAAAAGTGAAAGCCGGTTTTCAAAATTCAAGTATAGAAATACTGCATACTAAAGAAGCGCTGCTAGAACGTTTACAGGCGCAGCAGCAATCGCAGCACACTTGCTTTTTATTGATGAGTTCCGGTACCTTTGGAGGAATGGATTTAAACAGAATATAG
- a CDS encoding DUF1905 domain-containing protein, with product MISFNAILEKFAEKGEKTGWVYIEISASDAQLLKPGNKKIFRVKGNLDAVVLAAVSVFPMGDGSFILPVNATMRKALGKREGAMVSVALEADNTILEIDADLLECLSFDENALQHFSQLPLSHQRYFSNWIQSAKTDATKTKRLSQAVDALSRNMNYAEMIRSLKAK from the coding sequence ATGATTTCCTTCAATGCCATATTGGAAAAGTTTGCTGAAAAGGGAGAAAAAACAGGGTGGGTATATATAGAAATCTCCGCTAGCGATGCACAACTTTTAAAACCCGGCAATAAAAAAATATTCAGGGTTAAAGGAAATTTAGATGCAGTTGTTTTAGCAGCAGTTTCTGTATTTCCAATGGGAGACGGAAGTTTTATACTACCCGTAAACGCAACCATGCGAAAAGCACTTGGCAAGCGTGAAGGTGCTATGGTTTCCGTTGCATTAGAAGCCGACAATACTATACTTGAAATTGATGCAGACTTATTAGAGTGTTTAAGTTTTGATGAAAACGCATTACAGCATTTTTCTCAACTACCGCTATCGCATCAGCGATATTTTTCAAATTGGATTCAGTCAGCAAAAACAGATGCCACCAAAACAAAACGACTGTCGCAAGCGGTAGATGCTCTTTCGCGCAATATGAATTATGCCGAAATGATTCGTTCATTGAAAGCTAAATAG
- a CDS encoding acyl-CoA dehydrogenase family protein → MEHSWETHRVLNQFTELANYNLFTTDNVLKDYFQQKKADWATQQLSEFGAVLGTAEVFANGQLANEYTPVLKAFDNRGNRIDAVEFHPSWHVFSSWCKSYGLISSPFESNIPLRWSYTAANFILQSQVEAGAMCPATMTLACIPLIAREPELWHLLKDKLLSRAYDQRDIPIAEKKSVWIGMGMTEKQGGSDVRTNTTIATPIAEPGRGKAYLIRGHKWFFSAPMCDAHLVVARTSNTDAICCFYVPRWRPDGTKNPIEIQRLKNKLGNKSNSSSEVEFKDAYGILMGEEGRGIPTIIEMANYTRLCCVLGSTGIIRQATVQSIAYARKRKAFGNALYNQPLMKNVLVDFALESEAAEVLSLKLAEAFEQGDTSHSAKAWKRFVTPAAKYWVCKRAESLAAEAMEVFGGNGYVEDGIMARLYREAPVNSIWEGSGNVMCLDVLRAMHKEPEMVTIILQELAEMAAGDEVILKAIAILKKLIATNPQTLEATSRLLTEKLMLIVQACLLKQHSPNFVSQAFIEVRLNQPTATNYGAFIVHNIDSNAILERAFPLNIN, encoded by the coding sequence ATGGAACATTCTTGGGAAACACACCGTGTTTTAAATCAGTTTACAGAACTTGCCAACTATAATTTATTTACAACCGATAATGTCCTCAAAGATTATTTTCAACAAAAAAAAGCCGATTGGGCAACCCAGCAACTATCTGAGTTCGGAGCAGTGTTAGGCACTGCAGAAGTTTTTGCAAATGGACAACTGGCAAACGAATATACTCCGGTACTAAAGGCGTTCGATAACAGAGGCAATAGAATAGATGCCGTTGAGTTTCATCCTTCATGGCATGTTTTTTCTTCTTGGTGTAAATCGTATGGGTTAATATCAAGTCCGTTTGAAAGCAATATACCTTTGAGGTGGAGCTATACTGCAGCTAACTTTATACTTCAATCGCAAGTAGAAGCAGGCGCAATGTGTCCTGCCACCATGACGTTGGCTTGCATTCCGCTCATAGCACGCGAGCCGGAACTATGGCACTTGCTTAAAGATAAATTACTTTCAAGAGCATACGACCAACGCGATATTCCTATTGCCGAAAAAAAATCTGTTTGGATTGGAATGGGCATGACCGAAAAGCAAGGCGGTTCCGATGTGCGCACCAATACCACCATTGCCACACCCATTGCAGAACCTGGCAGGGGAAAAGCATACTTAATTCGTGGACACAAATGGTTTTTTTCTGCTCCTATGTGCGATGCACATTTGGTAGTTGCCCGCACTAGCAACACAGATGCCATTTGCTGTTTTTACGTGCCGCGTTGGAGGCCGGACGGCACTAAAAACCCCATAGAAATTCAGCGGTTAAAAAACAAATTGGGAAATAAATCTAATTCCAGCAGTGAAGTAGAGTTTAAAGATGCCTATGGTATTTTAATGGGCGAAGAGGGGAGAGGTATCCCCACTATTATAGAAATGGCAAACTATACGCGCTTGTGTTGTGTGTTAGGCAGCACCGGCATCATCCGCCAAGCTACTGTTCAATCCATTGCCTATGCAAGAAAACGAAAAGCATTTGGCAATGCGCTGTACAACCAGCCACTCATGAAAAATGTATTGGTAGATTTTGCATTGGAAAGTGAAGCCGCAGAAGTGCTTTCACTAAAACTTGCCGAAGCCTTTGAACAAGGCGATACCAGCCATTCTGCCAAAGCCTGGAAGCGCTTTGTAACACCCGCAGCAAAGTATTGGGTTTGCAAACGGGCAGAGAGTTTAGCAGCCGAGGCTATGGAAGTATTTGGCGGAAATGGTTATGTAGAAGATGGAATCATGGCTCGTTTATATAGAGAAGCTCCCGTAAACTCTATTTGGGAAGGCTCCGGAAACGTTATGTGTTTAGATGTGCTTAGAGCTATGCATAAAGAGCCGGAAATGGTAACAATTATACTGCAAGAACTTGCAGAAATGGCAGCAGGCGATGAGGTAATACTAAAAGCCATTGCAATCTTAAAAAAACTGATTGCCACTAATCCGCAAACTTTAGAAGCCACATCGAGGTTGCTAACCGAAAAGTTGATGTTGATAGTACAGGCTTGCTTATTGAAACAACATTCCCCCAATTTTGTAAGCCAAGCATTTATTGAGGTTAGATTGAACCAACCCACAGCTACAAATTACGGTGCGTTTATAGTTCACAATATAGATAGCAATGCTATACTTGAGCGCGCATTTCCTTTAAATATAAACTGA